CTTCTTGACCCAACTATCACGGGAGCACAACGATACCAATATCCTTTGCCTTGGCAAGCGCGTTCTCAGTTTAACGGAAGCCTTGGAATTGCTGGATCTGTGGCTGACTACGCCATTTGACGGCGGGGAACGTCACTGCCGCCGCATCCAAAAAATCGGTTGATTATGAGCAAATCGAAGCGATAAAAAATCGGCACCGATGCAGTGACACGTGGAATTTGGGCAGAGAGGAGCCTTCAGCACAAAGGCGCCCGTGCATAAATGCCTATTTTATTCTTGGTTCGGGATTTGGTCTACCAGTGCTTTGATTTCTGCGGCCGGTACGATGATCACCATAAAATTGTCGGGCGAAGGCTCGGTGCTGCCGCTGGCAATACGCATGACGCCGATGCCCACAAATTCGTTGGCAAGGGTGAAGACGGGTGAGCAGACCGCCAAGCGGTCACGATGTTTGCCCAAAGCATAAAAGAGGCGGGGTTTGTCTACGACCATTTCGACGCGTTCAATAAAGGCTCCGTGAGAACGTCTGGCTACTCGTCCAAACTGCATTATGCAGACCACGTTGTCGAGTAATTCGGGATGCCCTGCTTGATCGATATTCACGTAGGGAAGGGGTTCTTCCGGTTTTTCGCTTAGCCGCACAAACGCAAGATCTAAATCTTTGTCGCGCAAGACCAGTTCCGCGGGCTTTTCACTTCCGTCCGGGAAAATCATTCTGAGCGAAGAGATTCGCGAAGTCATTTCATCATCGGCAATGCGAAGGTCTGCCGCCATTTGTAAGGGGTCGACAGCGGACAGGGCAAGTACGGACAGCCCGTCGGGGCTGATAATGGTTGCATTTGCTTCCTGTTCATTTTCCGTCTCACGGGACCCAAAAGACATGGCGATAACAATGCGCATGGTAACCACGGCATTTTTTTGTGATTCAAATACGGATCTTCCTTGTGCTGCCAACTCATCGGCGGCGCTTATGGCACCTGAAAAAAGAACCATAAGTAAGGAAAACAGCAGTGTCATTTTCAACATAGATCGCTTCATAACAGCATCTCCGGATGGGGTTTGAAACTTCTCCCCTCTACCGATCAAATCATAACGTAAGAGTGAACCGTAAATCCACTGCATAGCCTTAGATTCTTCGCGGCAAGCCTAAGCCGGTAGTTCCCTTGATAAAAAAGTCGTTCTCCGCAACCGAAGAGTAGGTACGGGCTGCGGAGAACGACGGGTATAAAGCTAGATTCAGGTCTTATTGGACTACAGATGTGCTGACAATTTTCGTGATGTTGGGGAAATTCTTGTCCACATAGGCATTGCCTTGCGCTGTAATCAGTCCTTGGTTCGGTCTTTCGCCGTATTCGGCATTAACGGACTTTACAACAGTCTCGCCTTGGATGACTTTTGCAAAAGGCGCAAAACCCATGGTATCAAGCCGCGCATTATTGCCCGTGTTGATAAATAACTGGGTCGTACGCGTGTTGGGGCCGGAAGTGGCAAAGCTGAGGGTTCCGGGCACATTGCTTTCTGTGACGGGGTCATCTTTGATCCGTTTATCTTTCCATTGCGCCGTTACGGCCGGGTCGCCAGCCAGTCCAAATTGTACGACGAAGCCGGGCACTACGCGGAAAAACGAGGAATCGTTATAGTATCCGCTGTTGACGAGTTCATAGAATCGTTGCACGCCGAGAGGAGCCCACTCTTTGTGGCATTCCACGACGAACTCACCATTTGAACATTCAAATTTTACTTTGAAACTATCGGGGGCATCTTTTGGTAACACAGGTTTTTCTTCCTTTGCTGTTGGGGTTGTAGTATTTTCTTTTTCGGTCGATGCGGCTTCTTCGACGACTTCCTTCACTTCGGCTTGTTTTTCTTCGATTTGTTCCAATCGTTCTTTTACATCGGCCCGTGCCACACGGTCTGACGGCGTTACCCGTCCGGGAATTCCCGTGATTGCTAAGGTAACGATAAGGGCGATGCAGAGAGCCGCGGCTGTCCAGACAATCTTACTGAAACGCATATGTTTTTTCACTCCTTCGGTTAGTTTTCCTTTTTCTCAAGAATAATCAAAAAATCATTGTAGCTTCTGCCATGATTGGCGGTGATGGAAACCACCGTATAGCCTTCGCGCAGCAGCGCTTCAAGTTTTTCTTTACCCGAACCATTCGATTCAATAATTAATGAGGTTTGCATTTTAATTTTCTCCGGTTGTTTGTTGGTTTTTGTGAAAGGAAGATCAATTTTAACATACCTTTCACGCAGAGACAACCTGAGCACTTTTTAAGGCTTAGACATCGCCGATTTTCGATCCATGAGGAATGACCGCATCTTTCAGAACAATCACCAGACCGTCGCGGATTGCCTAGCCGTCGCCGTCTTGGGCTTTCAGACGTTTCGTGCCTTTGATGACAACGTTGTTGTCGATACGCGCCTTGTGGTCGATAATCGCCCGTGAAATTTGGGTATTCTTGCCGATACCTATGACGGGGTCTGCGCTGCTGTCTGCTTGTTCAAAGTAGTCCGCGCCCAAAATGACGGATCGTTCTATGACCGCGCCGGTTTGCACAATGCTCCGAATGCCAATGATGGAATTGGTGATGGTTGCTCGATGGATTCGGGAGCCGCTGCATACGATGGCATTTTTGATGGAGGCGTCTATGATGCGGACGCCGGGCAGCATGCGCGTATGGGTGTAAATCATATTGTTGGGATCGTGGAATTCGAAGGGTGGATTGGAAGTGGTCATTGCCATGCTCACATTGAAATAAGAATCCACGGTTCCGATATCTTCCCAGAATCCGTAGAACATGTGTGCAAAGACGCGATGGGTTTTGAGGGCGTTGGGCAATACTTCCTTACCAAAATCTACCCATTCCGGTGTTTGGGTCAAGAGGCGTTCTAAGACTTCCGCCTTAAAAACATAAATGCCCATGGAGGCGAGATAATCTTTTCCGTCAGCATCCAATCCGAAATCGTTAAAGACTTTCTTGGACGTGATCAAGGAATCCAAGACTTTTTCTTCGGAAGGTTTTTCGACAAAACGTTTTATCGCGCTATGGTTGTTCACTTTTAAAATGCCGAAGCCGCTGGCCGCCTCGCGCGTTACGGGCAATGCCGCCACCGTGATATCGGCATCTTTATCGAGATGGGTCTGCACCAGACTTCGGTAATCCATGCGATACAGTTGATCGCCGGAGAGAATGAGGAAATGAGAGGCATTGTGACGGCGAATGTGGCTCAGGTGTTTGCGCACAGCGTCCGCCGTGCCTTGGAACCAATCGCCTGTTTCGTTGGTCTGTTCTGCCGCCAGCACTTCAACAAAACCTTTGCTAAAATCATCGAATTTGTAGGCGTTGTTAATGTGTCTGTTCAGGGAGTGGCTGTTGAATTGGGTCAACACGCTGACCCGATTGAGACCGGAGTTAATGCAGTTGCTCAGAGGAATGTCTACAAGGCGATATCGCCCGCACAAAGGTACCGCCGGTTTCGCTCTCACCTTGGTTAAAGGATACAAGCGGGTTCCTCGACCGCCGCCCAACACAATGGCACAGACGGTTTTCATGATATCACGGCTGAACGACACCTTGTTTTTGGTCATGAACAAATCTCCCCGGCACTTTTTAATTCCCCTATACTGGAACGCCGGATTTCCTCAAGGGTATCTCACACGTTACAGATACGTATATCCATCTCTATCCAATGCGCATCCTTCCCCTTCGGAAAGTATGCGCCCAACGGCTTTTTATCTTAAGTGGTTTGTGACTCTTCTGCGAGGATACGGCTGCACAGCGCGTGCAATTCGGATCCGTCCACAGCGTCTCCCAGTTCTTTTTTTAATGCGCCGGTCAGTCTGCCTGCATGGTTTATTTCCGGATGATCCGACAAGTAACTTCGTATACGGGATTCTATTTCAGCAGCGGATAATTGATCCGGTAAAAATTCTTCCAAGACCGCAATCTCTGCTTGAAGGGCATGTACTTCCTCTGTTTTGCCCAGCTCGTCATAGGTCTCAATACCTTGCTTGCGCTGTCGTATTTCGGAACGCAGCACACCGACAATTTCTTGATCAGTGATGGCTTCGGTCCTTCCCTTTTCCTTTTCTTTGAGCACGATGGCGCCTTTTGCCAGCCGCAAGGTGTTCAGACGTGTGTTATCCCGGCTTTTCATCGCCCTTTGTATATGGGCTTGGATTTGCTCGTAAATGCTCATCACTCCAATTCTCCGCATTGGATATCCTGTTTAATTATCAACTGTATTGTATATCAATGCCTGCAACTTTCAAAACAGGGAGTGGGATTATTGCGGACTTGATACATTCAGCCTTGCCGAGGGCAGCCCAACATTGAACAATCGTTTCAACGATTCCGCTTTTTTATGAGTCCGCCCTTGTGATAACGCCCTTGGAGAAGAAGGCTTTGGCCTAGAATTCGATATACTATAAGCGACGATCAACCCTTAAACTTATGTTTCGTTACGAAGATACAGAACCAGCTTGACAATAGATTTTTTTCTTAACCCCCACAGCAGT
This genomic window from Candidatus Hydrogenedentota bacterium contains:
- a CDS encoding peptidylprolyl isomerase, whose amino-acid sequence is MRFSKIVWTAAALCIALIVTLAITGIPGRVTPSDRVARADVKERLEQIEEKQAEVKEVVEEAASTEKENTTTPTAKEEKPVLPKDAPDSFKVKFECSNGEFVVECHKEWAPLGVQRFYELVNSGYYNDSSFFRVVPGFVVQFGLAGDPAVTAQWKDKRIKDDPVTESNVPGTLSFATSGPNTRTTQLFINTGNNARLDTMGFAPFAKVIQGETVVKSVNAEYGERPNQGLITAQGNAYVDKNFPNITKIVSTSVVQ
- a CDS encoding GatB/YqeY domain-containing protein yields the protein MRRIGVMSIYEQIQAHIQRAMKSRDNTRLNTLRLAKGAIVLKEKEKGRTEAITDQEIVGVLRSEIRQRKQGIETYDELGKTEEVHALQAEIAVLEEFLPDQLSAAEIESRIRSYLSDHPEINHAGRLTGALKKELGDAVDGSELHALCSRILAEESQTT
- a CDS encoding trypsin-like peptidase domain-containing protein; this translates as MKRSMLKMTLLFSLLMVLFSGAISAADELAAQGRSVFESQKNAVVTMRIVIAMSFGSRETENEQEANATIISPDGLSVLALSAVDPLQMAADLRIADDEMTSRISSLRMIFPDGSEKPAELVLRDKDLDLAFVRLSEKPEEPLPYVNIDQAGHPELLDNVVCIMQFGRVARRSHGAFIERVEMVVDKPRLFYALGKHRDRLAVCSPVFTLANEFVGIGVMRIASGSTEPSPDNFMVIIVPAAEIKALVDQIPNQE